The Chthoniobacterales bacterium genome contains a region encoding:
- a CDS encoding DNA methyltransferase, with protein MANKDLTQAKRAKNDEFYTQYADIQKEMEAYLEYDANVFRKKVVYCNCDDPFESNFFRYFVLNFKKLGLKRLVTTSYKPSPVANTQLALFGDDGSLPKSKGRPKVNANKFIINDVADINGDGEFNLKDVAIQLKANKHNEWTPLQEDGDFRSAECKHLLEQSDIVVTNPPFSLFREYVRQLFDYEKSFVVIGNMNASTYKEIFPNIKNNKMWLGPTITSGDREFQVPESYPITAAGWRVDADGKKYLRIKGVRWFTNLDHGRRHQPLPLMTMKENLKYSKHKEIRGKTKYATYDNYDAIEVPFTDAIPSDYKGVMGVPISFLDRYNPDQFEILGTTESNDPHNACRTRVYTSRECREAYQSLFGKPGVYDLNASGVVNGVKVFKRVLIRHRA; from the coding sequence ATGGCAAATAAGGATCTGACACAGGCCAAAAGGGCTAAGAACGACGAGTTTTACACGCAATACGCCGATATTCAGAAAGAGATGGAAGCGTATCTGGAATACGACGCGAATGTGTTCCGCAAAAAGGTGGTGTATTGCAACTGCGACGATCCGTTCGAGAGTAATTTCTTCCGTTATTTCGTGCTCAATTTCAAAAAGCTCGGTTTGAAACGATTGGTCACAACTAGCTACAAACCCTCTCCAGTGGCTAACACGCAACTTGCTCTGTTCGGAGATGATGGCTCTCTTCCCAAGTCAAAGGGCCGTCCCAAAGTAAACGCCAACAAGTTCATCATCAATGACGTGGCTGACATTAATGGAGATGGCGAGTTCAATTTGAAGGACGTGGCAATTCAATTAAAAGCGAACAAACATAACGAATGGACGCCGCTTCAAGAAGACGGTGATTTTCGAAGCGCCGAGTGTAAACATCTTCTCGAACAGTCGGATATCGTTGTAACAAACCCACCGTTTAGTCTTTTTCGAGAGTATGTGAGACAGCTTTTTGATTACGAAAAAAGCTTTGTCGTTATTGGGAACATGAATGCCTCAACATACAAAGAAATTTTCCCAAACATAAAGAACAACAAAATGTGGCTAGGCCCAACCATTACGAGTGGTGATCGTGAATTTCAGGTTCCAGAAAGCTATCCCATAACTGCGGCTGGATGGAGAGTTGATGCTGATGGGAAAAAGTATTTGCGAATAAAAGGTGTTCGTTGGTTTACGAATCTTGACCACGGGCGTCGTCATCAACCGTTGCCGCTGATGACCATGAAAGAAAATCTTAAATACAGTAAGCACAAAGAAATAAGAGGCAAAACAAAGTATGCAACGTATGACAATTACGATGCCATTGAAGTGCCTTTCACGGATGCAATCCCTAGCGACTACAAAGGCGTTATGGGTGTGCCAATCAGTTTTTTAGATAGATATAATCCTGACCAGTTTGAAATCTTAGGAACTACAGAATCCAACGATCCACACAATGCTTGCAGAACGCGCGTCTACACCTCGCGTGAATGTCGGGAAGCGTATCAAAGTCTATTTGGCAAACCAGGAGTCTATGACTTAAATGCTTCAGGGGTTGTAAATGGAGTCAAGGTGTTTAAGCGTGTCCTAATCCGCCACCGTGCGTAA
- a CDS encoding DUF262 domain-containing protein, translating to MKTTLRTGITVEDICDGFVYNELEGKGLFGLSGTLTIQPEYQRNYIYASAGGKLEADVIDSVLKGYPLGLIYFNKVSDGNFEVLDGQQRITSLGRFVTGKFAIKDDDGNEQYFSGMAKDKRARILNSGLLIYECEGTESEIKEWFKTINIKGVPLNDQELLNAIYSGPFVTLAKAEFSNSQNANIQRWGAYVKGSANRQDLLARALDWVSKGNISDYMSHHRRDKNIGSSRYLL from the coding sequence ATGAAGACAACGCTAAGGACGGGAATCACGGTTGAAGATATTTGCGATGGGTTTGTTTACAACGAATTGGAAGGAAAGGGCCTTTTCGGCTTGTCTGGAACGCTCACGATCCAGCCTGAATATCAGCGTAACTACATTTATGCATCTGCTGGCGGCAAGTTAGAAGCGGATGTCATTGATTCTGTCCTCAAGGGCTATCCGCTTGGATTGATCTATTTCAACAAAGTGAGCGATGGCAATTTCGAGGTTCTCGACGGGCAACAACGAATCACAAGTCTTGGACGATTCGTGACGGGCAAGTTTGCGATTAAAGACGATGACGGGAATGAGCAGTATTTCAGTGGCATGGCTAAGGACAAGCGCGCTCGAATTCTGAATTCGGGGCTGCTTATTTACGAATGCGAAGGCACGGAAAGCGAAATCAAGGAGTGGTTCAAAACAATTAACATCAAAGGCGTTCCGCTCAACGATCAGGAGCTCTTGAATGCCATTTATTCGGGTCCGTTTGTCACTCTCGCAAAGGCAGAGTTCAGTAACAGCCAGAACGCGAACATCCAGCGATGGGGTGCTTACGTGAAAGGGAGTGCCAACCGTCAGGATTTATTGGCGCGTGCTCTGGATTGGGTGAGCAAGGGCAACATCAGTGATTACATGAGCCATCATCGTAGGGACAAAAATATCGGTTCTTCGCGATATTTGCTGTGA